The Streptomyces cynarae genome contains a region encoding:
- a CDS encoding amino acid permease: MSKDAVNTAAVASHTDATRAPADAGDAGYSKDLKARHINMIAIGGAIGTGLFLGAGGRLHNAGPALALAYLVCGVFAFFVVRALGELVLYRPSSGSFVSYAREFLGEKGAYVAGWMYFLNWSTTGIADITAIALYTHYWSFFTSIPQWVLALIALAVVLAVNLISVKIFGEMEFWFAIIKVATLVAFMFVGIFLLATRHEVDGRTPGLGVISDHGGIFPHGLMPVVLVMQGVIFAYAALELVGVAAGETAEPEKVVPRAVNSIMWRVGLFYVGSVVLLALLLPGSVYSGDESPFVTVLSKIGVQGAGDVMNLVVLTAAMSSLNSGLYSTGRILRSMAMAGSAPKFTARMNRSQVPYGGILLTCAVCVIGVGLNYFVPSQAFEIVLNVASLGIVSTWVIIMICHLVFVRRARAGHLTRPSFRLPGSPVTEIATIAFLLVCLGLMWNDPDVGRKTLLLIPVIAALLVGGWFALRRRIEQATNQELTDLTK, encoded by the coding sequence GTGAGCAAGGACGCCGTGAACACGGCCGCGGTTGCATCCCACACCGATGCGACCCGGGCGCCCGCGGACGCGGGCGACGCCGGTTACAGCAAGGACCTCAAGGCCCGCCACATCAACATGATCGCGATCGGCGGGGCGATCGGCACCGGACTCTTCCTCGGTGCCGGAGGACGGCTGCACAACGCGGGTCCTGCCCTCGCGCTGGCGTACCTGGTCTGCGGCGTCTTCGCCTTCTTCGTCGTGCGCGCCCTCGGCGAGCTGGTCCTGTACCGGCCGTCGTCCGGGTCGTTCGTCTCGTACGCGCGCGAGTTCCTCGGCGAGAAGGGCGCCTACGTCGCCGGCTGGATGTACTTCCTGAACTGGTCGACGACCGGCATCGCCGACATCACCGCCATCGCGCTCTACACCCACTACTGGAGCTTCTTCACCTCCATCCCGCAGTGGGTGCTCGCCCTGATCGCCCTCGCGGTCGTGCTGGCGGTGAACCTGATCTCGGTGAAGATCTTCGGCGAGATGGAGTTCTGGTTCGCGATCATCAAGGTCGCCACCCTGGTGGCCTTCATGTTCGTCGGCATCTTCCTGCTGGCCACGCGGCACGAGGTGGACGGCCGCACGCCCGGTCTCGGCGTGATCAGCGACCACGGCGGGATCTTCCCGCACGGGCTCATGCCCGTCGTCCTGGTGATGCAGGGCGTGATCTTCGCCTACGCGGCCCTGGAGTTGGTGGGCGTCGCCGCGGGCGAGACCGCGGAGCCCGAGAAGGTCGTGCCGCGCGCCGTGAACTCGATCATGTGGCGTGTGGGTCTGTTCTACGTCGGCTCGGTGGTCCTGCTCGCACTGCTGCTGCCGGGCTCGGTCTACTCCGGGGACGAGAGCCCCTTCGTCACCGTGCTGTCGAAGATCGGTGTCCAGGGCGCGGGCGACGTGATGAACCTGGTCGTCCTCACCGCCGCGATGTCCTCGCTGAACTCCGGCCTGTACTCCACCGGCCGCATCCTGCGCTCCATGGCGATGGCGGGCTCGGCGCCCAAGTTCACGGCGCGGATGAACCGCAGCCAGGTGCCCTACGGCGGCATCCTGCTGACCTGCGCGGTCTGCGTGATCGGCGTGGGCCTGAACTACTTCGTGCCGAGCCAGGCCTTCGAGATCGTGCTGAACGTGGCCTCCCTCGGGATCGTCAGCACCTGGGTGATCATCATGATCTGCCACCTGGTCTTCGTCCGCCGTGCCCGGGCGGGCCACCTCACCCGACCGTCCTTCCGGCTGCCCGGCAGCCCGGTCACGGAGATCGCGACGATCGCCTTCCTGCTGGTCTGCCTCGGCCTGATGTGGAACGACCCCGACGTCGGCCGCAAGACCCTGCTGCTCATCCCCGTGATCGCGGCCCTGCTCGTCGGCGGCTGGTTCGCGCTGCGCCGCCGCATCGAACAGGCCACGAACCAGGAACTGACCGACCTCACGAAGTAG
- a CDS encoding macro domain-containing protein produces MPEIAYIRGDATVPSGEGPKVIAHVCNDIGGWGKGFVRALSHRWPEPEAAYRAWHRDRAANDFGLGAVQYVRVEPSLWVANMVGQRGIRRRGSSGTEVPVRYEAIDAALAALGEKTLELGASVHMPRIGCGLAGGTWSQVEPLIEQRLVRREIQVTVYDHGD; encoded by the coding sequence ATGCCGGAGATCGCATACATCCGGGGTGATGCCACCGTGCCTTCGGGCGAGGGCCCCAAGGTGATCGCCCATGTCTGCAATGACATCGGGGGCTGGGGGAAGGGGTTCGTCCGAGCGCTGTCGCACCGCTGGCCCGAGCCTGAGGCGGCGTACCGCGCCTGGCACCGGGACCGCGCGGCGAACGACTTCGGGCTGGGGGCTGTTCAGTACGTCCGCGTTGAGCCCTCCTTGTGGGTGGCCAACATGGTCGGGCAGCGGGGGATACGCAGGCGCGGGAGCAGCGGCACGGAGGTGCCGGTGAGGTATGAGGCGATCGACGCGGCACTCGCCGCGCTGGGCGAGAAGACCCTCGAACTCGGCGCCTCCGTGCACATGCCGCGCATCGGCTGCGGGCTGGCGGGCGGTACGTGGTCCCAGGTGGAGCCGCTGATTGAGCAACGGCTAGTACGGCGGGAGATACAGGTGACCGTGTACGACCACGGTGACTGA
- a CDS encoding M1 family metallopeptidase produces the protein MHRRLIAPGALAAASLLLAIPASAATYQPGAPGIGDPYYPYYGNGGYDVSHYDLRLTYQPKTDELQGTATILARTTQDLSRFDLDFLLDVSEVRVNGAKASFTASGQHELVVTPANPLAKGTPITVVVRYSGVPSTKSAYGFTTWHRTPDGAVAADEPESAWWWFPSNDHPSDKATYDVSVAVPDGTQAISNGTLQSTSSKLGWTRYNWRENKPQATYLATLAIGRFDITTSASDGGVPVVNAYSKDLGDNDGAARASVERTGEIVDWLSGYFGPYPFSSAGGYVPNTTTGYALETQTRVYYSPKQFANGSNTSVVVHELAHQWYGDDVSLKGWKDIWINEGFARYAQWLWSEHEGEGTTQELADYVYAAHPADDAFWTVKPGDPGPDSQFDIAVYDRGALAVQALRNEIGDDAFFAVLKGWPKEHAYGNASVADFQAYAEKVSGKPLGALFDTWLFQPSKPAAPAARAASVAPASAAVTQPRSWKKIEATNTAHSG, from the coding sequence GTGCACCGCAGACTCATCGCCCCGGGCGCACTCGCGGCGGCTTCCCTGTTGCTGGCGATCCCGGCATCGGCGGCCACCTACCAGCCCGGTGCCCCGGGTATCGGCGATCCCTACTACCCGTACTACGGCAACGGCGGATACGACGTCTCCCACTACGACCTGCGGCTGACGTACCAGCCGAAGACGGACGAGCTGCAGGGCACGGCGACGATCCTGGCGCGGACGACACAGGACCTGTCGCGGTTCGACCTGGACTTCCTGCTGGATGTGAGCGAGGTGCGGGTGAACGGGGCGAAGGCGTCCTTCACCGCCTCGGGCCAGCACGAGCTGGTGGTCACACCCGCGAACCCGCTGGCGAAGGGCACGCCGATCACCGTCGTGGTCCGCTACAGCGGCGTGCCGTCCACCAAGAGCGCCTACGGCTTCACCACCTGGCACCGGACCCCGGACGGCGCGGTCGCCGCGGACGAGCCCGAGTCGGCGTGGTGGTGGTTCCCGAGCAACGACCACCCGAGCGACAAGGCGACGTACGACGTGTCGGTGGCGGTGCCGGACGGCACGCAGGCGATATCCAACGGCACGCTGCAGTCGACGAGTTCCAAGCTGGGCTGGACCCGCTACAACTGGCGGGAGAACAAGCCTCAGGCGACCTATCTCGCCACCCTCGCGATCGGCAGGTTCGACATCACGACGAGCGCCTCGGACGGCGGGGTCCCGGTCGTCAACGCCTACAGCAAGGACCTGGGCGACAACGACGGGGCCGCGCGGGCGAGCGTGGAGCGGACCGGGGAGATCGTCGACTGGCTCAGCGGCTACTTCGGGCCGTATCCGTTCAGCTCGGCGGGCGGCTATGTGCCGAACACGACCACCGGGTACGCACTGGAGACGCAGACCCGGGTGTACTACAGCCCCAAGCAGTTCGCGAACGGCTCCAACACGTCCGTCGTGGTGCACGAGCTGGCGCACCAGTGGTACGGCGACGACGTGTCGCTGAAGGGCTGGAAGGACATCTGGATCAACGAGGGCTTCGCGCGGTACGCGCAGTGGCTCTGGTCGGAGCACGAGGGCGAGGGCACGACGCAGGAGCTGGCGGACTACGTGTACGCCGCGCACCCGGCCGACGACGCCTTCTGGACGGTGAAGCCGGGTGACCCGGGGCCGGACAGCCAGTTCGACATCGCGGTCTACGACCGGGGTGCGCTGGCCGTCCAGGCGCTGCGGAACGAGATCGGGGACGACGCATTCTTCGCCGTCCTGAAGGGCTGGCCGAAGGAGCACGCGTACGGCAACGCCTCGGTCGCCGACTTCCAGGCGTACGCGGAGAAGGTGTCCGGGAAGCCGCTGGGGGCTCTTTTCGACACCTGGCTGTTCCAGCCCTCGAAGCCGGCGGCACCGGCGGCACGCGCCGCGTCCGTCGCACCGGCTTCGGCTGCCGTGACGCAGCCGAGGTCCTGGAAGAAGATCGAGGCGACGAACACCGCTCACTCCGGCTGA
- a CDS encoding Xaa-Pro dipeptidyl-peptidase gives MRISTPLRAFRPLAAAATAALLAVLLIPSAAHSAPRESWPVYSYDNAIRESVWVDTGLDGDGDGKSDRVAADVVRPREPAAKGRKVPVIMDASPYYSCCGRGNESQKKTYDASGHVVQMPLFYDNYFVPRGYAFVGVDLAGTDRSDGCVDVGGRSDIQSAKAVIDWLNGRAKAYTTRTGTTPAKASWTNGATGMIGKSWDGTIANGVAATGVKGLKTIVPISAISSWYDYYFAKGAPLYDSGPNWLSDYVESPDARAKCAAVQHRLVDGAPRTGDWTPLWTERDYVKDAGKVRASVFLVHGMQDLNVRTKHLGQWWNALAQHGVKRKIWLSQTGHVDPFDYRRAPWVDTLHRWFDHELLGYDNGIDREPVADIERHPDQWVTSTVWPPRDTATTTLRPGHGDRAGVGTLGLRSGTGTETFTDDPQLSETDWAAHIDRSTPDKAGFVTPTLSRDLRISGSSTVTVTVTPTTSSAHLSAVLVDLGADTIRDYADSQEGITTLTDRTCWGASTAGDSACFKVTQAKKADVTSTVFSRGWADLGHYASDAKGVPLTPGRPYTVTLDLAATDHVVPKGHRLALIVAGTDKDLIDPPSTTPTLTVDLSRTAARVPLVGGAAAFAGATSGATSATAAPTTPYGLRSPHRDHRVPDGR, from the coding sequence ATGCGGATCAGCACCCCCCTCAGAGCCTTCAGACCGCTCGCGGCTGCGGCCACCGCCGCGCTCCTGGCGGTCCTCCTCATCCCGTCGGCCGCCCACAGCGCGCCCCGGGAGAGCTGGCCCGTCTACTCGTACGACAACGCCATCCGTGAGTCGGTCTGGGTGGACACCGGCCTGGACGGCGACGGCGACGGAAAGTCCGACCGTGTCGCCGCCGACGTCGTCCGGCCCCGTGAACCCGCGGCCAAGGGCCGCAAGGTGCCCGTCATCATGGACGCCAGCCCCTACTACTCCTGCTGCGGGCGCGGCAACGAGAGTCAGAAGAAGACCTACGACGCGAGCGGCCACGTCGTCCAGATGCCGCTCTTCTACGACAACTACTTCGTACCGCGCGGGTACGCCTTCGTCGGCGTCGACCTGGCCGGAACCGATCGCTCCGACGGCTGCGTGGACGTGGGCGGCCGCTCCGACATCCAGTCCGCCAAGGCCGTGATCGACTGGCTGAACGGCCGCGCCAAGGCCTACACCACCCGTACCGGCACCACGCCCGCCAAGGCGTCCTGGACCAACGGCGCCACCGGCATGATCGGCAAGAGCTGGGACGGCACCATCGCCAACGGAGTCGCCGCCACCGGCGTCAAGGGCCTGAAGACCATCGTGCCCATCAGCGCCATCTCCTCCTGGTACGACTACTACTTCGCCAAGGGCGCACCCCTGTACGACTCCGGCCCCAACTGGCTGTCCGACTACGTCGAGAGCCCCGACGCCCGCGCCAAGTGCGCCGCCGTGCAGCACAGACTCGTCGACGGCGCGCCGCGCACCGGTGACTGGACACCGCTGTGGACCGAACGCGACTACGTGAAGGACGCGGGCAAGGTCCGCGCGAGCGTCTTCCTCGTGCACGGCATGCAGGACCTCAACGTGCGCACCAAGCACCTCGGCCAGTGGTGGAACGCCCTCGCCCAGCACGGCGTCAAGCGCAAGATCTGGCTCTCGCAGACCGGGCACGTCGACCCCTTCGACTACCGGCGCGCCCCATGGGTGGACACCCTGCACCGCTGGTTCGACCACGAACTCCTCGGATACGACAACGGCATCGACCGCGAGCCCGTGGCCGACATCGAACGTCACCCCGACCAGTGGGTCACCTCCACCGTCTGGCCGCCCCGCGACACGGCCACGACCACGCTGCGTCCCGGCCACGGCGACCGGGCCGGCGTCGGCACCCTCGGACTGCGCTCCGGCACCGGCACCGAGACCTTCACCGACGACCCGCAGCTCAGCGAGACCGACTGGGCCGCGCACATCGACCGGTCCACCCCCGACAAGGCCGGGTTCGTCACCCCGACGCTGTCGAGGGACCTGCGGATCTCCGGCTCCTCCACGGTGACCGTCACCGTCACGCCCACCACCTCCTCCGCCCACCTGTCCGCCGTGCTCGTCGACCTCGGCGCCGACACGATCCGCGACTACGCCGACTCCCAGGAGGGCATCACCACGCTCACCGACCGCACCTGCTGGGGCGCGAGCACGGCCGGCGACAGCGCCTGCTTCAAGGTCACCCAGGCCAAGAAGGCGGACGTCACCTCCACGGTGTTCAGCCGCGGCTGGGCCGACCTCGGCCACTACGCCTCGGACGCGAAGGGCGTCCCGCTGACCCCGGGCAGGCCCTACACCGTCACGCTCGACCTGGCCGCGACCGACCACGTCGTCCCGAAGGGCCACCGGTTGGCCCTGATCGTCGCCGGCACCGACAAGGACCTCATCGACCCTCCGTCCACCACGCCCACCCTGACCGTGGACCTGTCCCGCACGGCGGCCCGGGTGCCGCTCGTCGGAGGGGCCGCGGCGTTCGCGGGCGCCACCTCCGGGGCGACGTCGGCAACTGCTGCGCCCACCACGCCGTACGGCCTGCGGAGCCCGCACAGGGACCACCGCGTCCCCGACGGCCGCTGA
- a CDS encoding oxidoreductase — MPAEYATFGLAPAMRAGAVLTGGDYEAHRDFVDFVVDGRPLLHRLSDLDAVSPLASDIPPAIFTAQVRGLLLETGAPLPGGRYVLYGCPECEDLACGAVTAVIARDGDDYVWRDFAWQTDDTADLELNGYHGIGPFRFHGAEYRAALGALLDGGAPASRRRVLLIGARVAVLAKLAAALRTIGIGADITRDATGVPTEELRQYGAVAFGRAVTEEERAAVRRSFEDAGLDVAHVDGLAPIVPLLVAQIEQALDRAPAQQRRLTGLAATDGAAYVEVTSRCRVRLTAHRLDRLYRTHTSEVFDGVLEPGRHRIALDSKAVKGEAFLVARTSGSVLVEAVTR; from the coding sequence ATGCCTGCCGAATACGCGACCTTCGGCCTGGCACCGGCCATGCGGGCCGGTGCCGTGCTCACCGGTGGCGACTACGAAGCGCACCGGGATTTCGTGGACTTCGTCGTCGACGGACGCCCGCTGCTGCACCGGCTCTCCGACCTCGACGCCGTCTCCCCGCTGGCCTCCGACATACCGCCTGCGATCTTCACCGCGCAGGTGCGCGGGCTGCTGCTGGAGACCGGTGCGCCGCTGCCGGGCGGCCGGTACGTCCTGTACGGCTGCCCCGAGTGCGAGGACCTGGCGTGCGGAGCGGTCACCGCGGTCATCGCACGCGACGGCGACGACTACGTCTGGCGGGACTTCGCCTGGCAGACCGACGACACCGCCGATCTCGAACTCAACGGTTACCACGGCATCGGCCCCTTCCGCTTCCACGGAGCCGAGTACCGTGCCGCGTTGGGCGCGCTGCTGGACGGCGGCGCCCCCGCGTCCCGGCGCCGCGTGCTGCTGATCGGCGCCCGTGTCGCCGTGCTCGCCAAGCTCGCCGCCGCCCTGCGCACCATCGGCATCGGCGCCGACATCACCCGCGACGCGACCGGCGTCCCCACCGAGGAACTGCGCCAGTACGGTGCCGTCGCCTTCGGACGGGCGGTCACGGAGGAGGAACGGGCCGCCGTACGCCGGTCCTTCGAGGACGCCGGGCTCGATGTCGCCCACGTCGACGGACTCGCCCCGATCGTCCCGCTGCTCGTCGCCCAGATCGAGCAGGCGCTGGACCGCGCCCCGGCCCAGCAGCGCCGCCTGACGGGACTGGCTGCCACCGACGGCGCGGCGTACGTAGAGGTCACCTCCCGCTGCCGTGTCCGCCTCACCGCCCACCGCCTCGACCGCCTCTACCGCACCCACACCAGCGAGGTCTTCGACGGCGTCCTGGAGCCGGGCCGTCACCGTATCGCCCTTGACTCCAAGGCGGTGAAGGGCGAGGCGTTCCTCGTGGCGCGGACCTCGGGAAGTGTCCTGGTGGAGGCCGTGACGCGGTGA
- a CDS encoding ABC-F family ATP-binding cassette domain-containing protein yields the protein MTATLVAKNLAAGHGDRSLFTGLDLVVAPGDVIGLVGANGAGKSTLLRMLAGLHTPEQGELRLSPPTATVGHLPQEPERRPGETVREFLARRTGVADAQRAMDEATQGLVDGAPGADDAYAASLERWLALGGADLDERAEEVADSLGLGVGLDQPMTSLSGGQAARAGLASLLLSRYDVFLLDEPTNDLDLDGLERLERFVSGLRAGTVVVSHDREFLTRTVTKVLELDLAQRQINLYGGGYEAYLEERERARRHAREEYEEYADKKSALQDRAQMQRAWMDKGVKNARRKASDNDKIGRKFRSEASEKQAAKARQTQRMIERLEAVEEPRKEWELRMEIASAPRSGAVVATLRDAEVRRGDFTFGPVSLQIDWADRVAVTGANGAGKSTLLGALLGRVPLDAGHASLGSGVLVGEVDQARKLFHGPESLLDAFRAAVPDTEPVEVRTLLAKFGLKTDHILRPAATLSPGERTRAALALLQGRGVNLLVLDEPTNHLDLPAIEQLESALDSYEGTLLLVTHDRRMLDAVRVTRRLEVADGKVTEHP from the coding sequence ATGACTGCCACCCTCGTCGCCAAGAACCTCGCCGCCGGGCACGGCGACCGCTCGCTCTTCACCGGGCTCGACCTCGTCGTCGCGCCCGGTGATGTGATCGGGCTCGTCGGTGCCAACGGCGCGGGCAAGTCCACCCTGCTGCGCATGCTCGCCGGGCTGCACACCCCCGAGCAGGGCGAGCTGCGGCTGTCCCCGCCCACCGCCACGGTCGGGCACCTGCCGCAGGAGCCGGAGCGCCGGCCGGGGGAGACCGTACGGGAGTTCCTGGCCCGCCGCACAGGCGTCGCCGACGCGCAGCGGGCGATGGACGAGGCCACGCAGGGGCTCGTCGACGGGGCGCCCGGCGCGGACGACGCGTACGCGGCGAGCCTGGAGCGCTGGCTCGCCCTCGGCGGCGCGGACCTCGACGAACGCGCCGAGGAGGTCGCCGACTCCCTGGGCCTGGGCGTCGGCCTGGACCAGCCGATGACGTCCCTGTCCGGCGGGCAGGCGGCCCGCGCAGGCCTCGCCTCCCTGCTGCTGTCCCGCTACGACGTCTTCCTGCTCGACGAGCCCACCAACGACCTCGACCTGGACGGCCTGGAGCGGCTGGAGCGCTTTGTCAGCGGGCTCCGCGCCGGGACGGTGGTCGTCAGCCACGACCGGGAGTTCCTCACCCGCACGGTCACCAAGGTTCTCGAACTCGACCTCGCGCAGCGGCAGATCAACCTCTACGGCGGCGGATACGAGGCCTATCTCGAGGAGCGTGAGCGGGCCCGCCGGCACGCCCGCGAGGAGTACGAGGAGTACGCCGACAAGAAGTCCGCCCTCCAGGACCGTGCCCAGATGCAGCGCGCCTGGATGGACAAGGGCGTCAAGAACGCACGCCGCAAGGCGAGCGACAACGACAAGATCGGCCGCAAGTTCCGCAGCGAGGCCAGCGAGAAGCAGGCCGCGAAGGCCCGGCAGACCCAGCGCATGATCGAGCGCCTGGAGGCCGTCGAGGAGCCCCGCAAGGAGTGGGAGCTGCGCATGGAGATCGCGTCGGCCCCCCGCTCGGGCGCGGTCGTCGCCACGCTGCGGGACGCGGAGGTGCGGCGCGGCGACTTCACCTTCGGCCCGGTGTCCCTCCAGATCGACTGGGCGGACCGGGTGGCGGTGACGGGCGCGAACGGCGCGGGCAAGTCCACCCTGCTCGGCGCGCTCCTCGGCCGTGTCCCGCTGGACGCGGGCCACGCCTCCCTCGGCTCGGGCGTCCTGGTCGGCGAGGTCGACCAGGCCCGCAAGCTGTTCCACGGCCCGGAATCCCTGCTGGACGCGTTCCGCGCCGCGGTCCCCGACACCGAGCCGGTCGAGGTCCGCACCCTGCTCGCCAAGTTCGGCCTGAAGACGGACCACATCCTGCGCCCGGCAGCGACCCTCTCCCCGGGCGAACGCACCCGTGCCGCGCTGGCGCTGCTCCAGGGCCGGGGGGTCAATCTGCTGGTCCTGGACGAGCCGACGAACCACCTGGACCTGCCGGCGATCGAACAGCTGGAGTCGGCCCTGGACTCCTACGAGGGCACTCTGCTCCTCGTCACCCACGACCGCCGGATGCTGGACGCGGTACGGGTGACACGCCGCCTGGAGGTGGCGGACGGCAAGGTGACGGAACACCCGTGA
- a CDS encoding LLM class flavin-dependent oxidoreductase: MNIGIGLPIGDPTTLLTWARHADAGPFSTLGLLDRLVYDNPEPLVALSVLAGATSRIRVQTEVLLAPLRDTALLAKQAATLDRMTGGRLVLGLGIGGRDDDHRATGTDPRTRGRRLDEQMEVMRRLWSGEPYGEGVGPIGPTPARPGGPEVLFGGFKPAALERVARWGDGFLAAAPPSWAGGLFDTVRGFWQQYGRDGEPRLVAQVNVALGPQDVIDDARTAMHAYYTFTGMADRMVAGMLTTPAEIQEAITAFTDLGADEVMLYCYGLDPAQVDRLADIL; encoded by the coding sequence ATGAACATCGGTATCGGTCTGCCCATCGGCGACCCGACCACCCTGCTCACCTGGGCGCGGCACGCGGACGCCGGGCCCTTCAGCACCCTCGGCCTGCTCGACCGGCTCGTCTACGACAACCCGGAACCCCTGGTCGCGCTCTCCGTCCTCGCGGGCGCCACCTCCCGCATCCGCGTCCAGACCGAGGTGCTGCTCGCCCCGCTGCGGGATACCGCCCTGCTCGCCAAGCAGGCCGCCACCCTCGACCGGATGACCGGTGGGCGGCTGGTCCTCGGCCTGGGCATCGGCGGCCGTGACGACGACCACCGGGCCACGGGCACCGACCCGCGTACCCGGGGTCGGCGCCTCGACGAGCAGATGGAGGTCATGCGGCGCCTGTGGTCCGGCGAGCCGTACGGTGAGGGCGTCGGCCCGATCGGGCCGACGCCCGCTCGCCCCGGCGGCCCCGAGGTCCTCTTCGGCGGGTTCAAGCCGGCCGCGCTCGAACGCGTCGCGCGGTGGGGCGACGGCTTCCTGGCCGCCGCGCCGCCCTCCTGGGCGGGCGGCCTGTTCGACACCGTCCGCGGGTTCTGGCAGCAGTACGGCCGCGACGGCGAGCCCCGCCTCGTCGCGCAGGTCAATGTGGCGCTCGGCCCGCAGGACGTGATCGACGACGCACGGACCGCCATGCACGCCTACTACACCTTCACCGGCATGGCCGACCGGATGGTCGCCGGGATGCTCACCACACCGGCGGAGATCCAGGAGGCGATCACCGCCTTCACCGACCTCGGTGCCGACGAGGTGATGCTCTACTGCTACGGCCTCGACCCGGCCCAGGTGGACCGCCTGGCCGACATCCTGTGA